The DNA region TATGTCCATCGACAATCAACATATTTCCTGAACCCGTTGTATGGTCCGGACAATGACTAAATCCACTGTTGTAAGGAAATGGATCGGGTCCGACACTGAGCCATCCGGGTCCAAAGGTGCCACCCGGACTGCCATAACTGTATTCGTGGGTAAAACCGGAATTGCCGGCTTCAAAATCACCGTTGCGTATCAGATTGGTCGTCCCGACTTGCTCAACAGTAAAGGTGTATTTATACTTGCCTGGAGGTGCATTTACAATAGGATCGGTTGCATTGGGATCACTCAGGTAGGTCGTAGGTGTCCAGGAATATTTCATGGGATTCCCGGAATAGCTTCCCATCAATTGAACCGGCATCGACGGATCGCAGGTAAATAAATCGGGTCCGGCATCGGCTGATAAACCTGTACATTGGGAATATCCTGCAATTGAATTAAATACTAAAAAAACAGCTATATATAAATAGTTCAAACGTAAGCTCATCTCCTTGGTGGTTTGTAAATACAAACACTAAGATACGGTTCTTAAGAAAATGAGACTGAATAACTAAGATGATCTCTATTGGCAAGATTAATCTGCTGTAAATCCAATATTTACACAAGGTGCGATTAAGTTGGTAACTGAAGTAGTCGGAAAGGATGGACAGCCGTTGATCCCGCAAGGCTCTTCATTAAAGGAAAGAATTTTGAGGTTCCCTTTAGTAATAGGAAAATTGAATACATCTCCATTTGCATTGCGCACATTAAAAAAGACATCTGCAACCAAACTCACTCCAAAGTCAATCCCTGCTTTGATTTCAACCGGAGGAATGTTTACATAATATTCCGTACTGCTCCATTTAGATTCAATGAATTTTTCGATTAGGAGTTGGTTGGTGTTGAGATTATAAAGTCTGATTTTATAAGTTCCGGTATCTGGAACCAGGATTCCAAGTTTAGATAGGGTGCCGTTTACAAGGGATTGAAATTTAAAACCATATTCCCAGGTAGCTGCTGCTTGTGTAACCGTGTCAATTTTAATTCCAGCTTGGTCAAGTAAACTGAAAATTGGAGTTTCTAATGGATTTGAATTTTCATCGTTGCATTGTATAAAGAGAAATCCAAATAGCATGAAGAAACAAACAATACGGATCATGTTATTAATTTTTATGGTAGTTTATAATTTTGGAATTTACAATTTGTGAATCAGACAGAGTCAATAAATTATTAGATATATATTGAGACCCATTTTATATAAAAATTTGGCAGCGACTTCCGGTGGATTAATATGACTGAAATTAATCTAATCACAAAAGATTTAATTCTTATCGCATTATGCACGATACACTTACAACCGGAACAATATTTTCCAGTTTACCTGCATCATCAAAAGATGCACGCATGGCATAATTTAATATGACGTTGCGGCTGAAACGCCAATCTCCCCCGAAAGAAATAAATTTACTGCCCTTAAAGACATCTTGATTGAAATTTACCGGACTAAAGATTTCGGTAAAAAAATTATAACGGTAATTTCCGTAGCGGAAGTTGAGTCCGCAATCCAACTGGTAATATTTTTCATTGATCAGGATATTTTTATCACCGGTAACACGTGCGATGCCGCTGAGCAATATGTTTTTGCCAAAGCCACGACTTCCATTAATCCAAAGACCCCAGAGGTTTCTTACTTTGCGTAAATTCTTAAACTTAAGCAAACTGCTGTCACGACTGTCAAAATCATAAGCCTGTCCAAAGGCCAAATCAATGTAACTGGCATTCCATTTTTCAGCTTTATAGAGGTCCACAATTTTTTTCATGCGTTCAATAAAAGCGTCATCTAAGCCATTTAATTCCATCTCAAAGGCTTTGATGGTTTCTTTGATCTGGTACTTTTCTTCCATGTCGCTGGTTTGGGCCATGGTTTTTTTCTGAGCTACTATTTGTGCCTTCAAATCTGCTTTTTTCTCGTCGTATTCTTTTATGACGTTTCGGAAAATGTGTTTGTCATCCAGAGGTTCATATTCTTTATACAAATTAATCTTAGCAGCATAAGAAAAACTGCGGATTCGCCAATTGTTTTCGATTATGACTATGGAATCATTGCCTTCTATGTCCTTAAATGTCAAGCTCTTTGTATTTAACTCCGTATTGCCATCTAC from Saprospiraceae bacterium includes:
- a CDS encoding DUF4082 domain-containing protein, coding for MIRIVCFFMLFGFLFIQCNDENSNPLETPIFSLLDQAGIKIDTVTQAAATWEYGFKFQSLVNGTLSKLGILVPDTGTYKIRLYNLNTNQLLIEKFIESKWSSTEYYVNIPPVEIKAGIDFGVSLVADVFFNVRNANGDVFNFPITKGNLKILSFNEEPCGINGCPSFPTTSVTNLIAPCVNIGFTAD